A segment of the Mercenaria mercenaria strain notata unplaced genomic scaffold, MADL_Memer_1 contig_4630, whole genome shotgun sequence genome:
aagcactttttgataattgtttattaCCGATTAACAGTTTTCTGCAGGTTTATTgcgtatcaacacctttttataaGGGGATTAGGGGTggtcaggttttttttattacacagataataatcttctcggtgattGCGTCTATATCAAGAGCATTTTGAAAactgtaacatgtttaatgaacgacACTTAaatacactatatatatatatatatatatatatatatatatatatatatatatatatatatatatatatatatatatattttttttttttttttttaatcaacaacaaatgatgaaagatataTAGGATAATGTGACAGTGATttagtatttacttgtatttgatttaCAGTATCTTTTCCTGAATACATGTTAATTGTTCGATACTTAAGTATAAAAACATCGATCACATGTTAAAGGGACGCCttagagtgaaaatattataagttttccgacaacattgtgaaaaaattgtcgtttattgatATATTAGTTTATGGTCTCTTCTGAAAATTATTATGCACTCTTAGTACTCAATACTTTCACATGCTGTAAGTATTGCATTTATAagctttatgcaataaatcgaaattgaatagAATTGAATGTACGCACAGATAATCTCAAAAAGATATAGCCCGCGctaatttttaagaaatgaaaaatatgtaattccTAGTTTATATAGTAACAATATACGTGATGATTATTATGAATAACCCTTTTTACTACCTAAGTGTCACATTATCTTAAATCTTTCttgaaagactttaaaaatctgacatttattaaatcagtcagtcaaTAACCTTTGAGAAACTTTGGGGAGTCATAATTCATGCATACTTTATTACGtaatgactggctcgggggcaaataggtcacacatCCTATTAAACAGGCGCTGGTGTCATTTATAAATACCTTTTACATTGTAAAGTATATTGGTTAGTTTGTTTTtctggtttttattttattagtgtttgacaatatgtttttcaaatgttcattacaaaGCATAATTAGTTATGGCacattaaatatgattaaatacaGAAGAAAATGATCTTTAATTTTAGTTTAAGACCACCCTcaacaaagaaattaaaaacatacCAATGCATGGTATAAATAAACCATGCATTATGTTGGCTGGTCCTGTGTCGGCTGGAAAATCATCATTAGTCAACACATTTCTCAGTGCTGAATCAACAAGGCTAATACGGAAGGCAGACAGTGGATCAGATACACGAAGTGTTACAACCGCTGTAAATATCACTGGTACAATCATCTTGCAGAACAAAACTGctgaacaaaaatatttaagttgaCACTTTCCGATATTTACTCCTCtggcattttcaaaaacattgacttcaattttttacataattttcaacaattttctatCTTAGCTTGTTTCGATTTATTTCGTTCTTAACAGCAAGGTAGGTGACATTCGATAAATTGATTTAATATGTATCTGCCTTGTACCTATAAAACGTATACAACTAAAGATTAGTGTTAGTTATATTACACATAAACCTTTCACGATTTTCTACCTTTCTATTAAAGTTCATGCGTTATGATAGTGTAGCAGTGCGGGGACGTTTTCGATTATGTGATACCATGGGAATTCTGGCTGATAAACTCACAGGCCTTCATCCAGTGGACATGTCCCTTTTGATGAAAGGACATATAAGGGCAGGCTATAAGGTAATAGATAAAACAAGCATTCTAACATGGATTGATCTGATTTCCAGTAAAACAAAggaggaaatcaagctctgtatgttctgcgataaacaacggtggtaaactagacgataaacaactcgaaggccttgatgtATTAGAGCATAAAAAATCGCACTTCAAGCAATAAGTTATAGTTGATATTAAATAGTATTCTGATATTGTACAATCCTTGTGCTAaatgaaacttgattttttaaacgCCGGTCAATGCTTATATACAGATGCATCAAATTCAACATCATATATCCCTGATGTGGTTTTTGGTTTAATCTTAAAGTACTGATACATTAATATGAACACTCTAAAAGGATTAAAAATGAAGAAGCCGCCTATGAAGTATTATCGTTTTTAATAACATCTCTAGATGAGGAAGAAAACACAACAATGTGTATACTATTAGAAAAGCAAATTACTAGTATCTGTCTTcatcattttgacaaatatttcctATCAATCAAATAATataaacattgtaaacatttttcaatggattagTAACACAGTTCAAGCAATATGTTCGACCGAAGAGACCAAACACTAGTTGAAAAAGCAagtattttaattatgttttaaaaatgctatgTTCCAGTTCCAAGAAGATTCACATATATCAGAAGAAGACGAGCACTACATAAAAAATCCAAGTGATCTGGAGAGATCGCATTGCTTTGCTATTGTTTTCCCGTGCACTCAAGTAGAAAATATATCGTCTGACTATAAGAATAAGATTGTAAATGCGATTCGGGCTGCCCGCGTACAAAGTAAGTTATTGCTGGGATTATGGTTCTCACATGAACTCAAAAAAATGCTGCATGAAAATGTTAATGTTACCCGGTATTTAATGTTCAtgtcagtttaaaaaaatattgacgttgGAGGTGCATGGTAACTTAAATGGAAATGCAATGTTGTTCTAATGTTAATTGTGTCGGTAATGAAGTGTTGAGCATTTACccatttgatcaaaatggcggccaatttgtttccatggcaacaagaaACGAAATGGCGAATTTATTAATTTCTTAATACATACTTGAactgtattttctgatttttgtaaataaattcgGCTACTTTTTCCatctataatgaaagaaattatcatgttttacatcttgCAATCAAGCAACATATGGACTTTATCTATTTATACGGCTGTtcgctaaataaagaattcagcagtgtgttaATGATGTCATAAACAGAAACTAAAAtagctgcctccatgatcagccagtTTCTTAAacttcaaactgccatatctgtttcaatagtggtccgatttgaaaaaaaaaacaacaaaaaaaaaactttcagctTGAGGAtgacttttatatgaaataaacttaTTATAAGGCATTCCTTACCCTTTAAATGCAATTTAAAAGTGAGCATGCAATTATTAATATATCTTCCTTATTTCTAGATATTCCTACTGTGATCGTTTTGACAAAGATTGATAAGCTTTGTACAAATGTGATGAAAAGTGTACAAAAGGTCTTCACCTGTAGTCACATTAGAGATATTGTCAAGATGGCAGAGGAGATATTTGGTGTTcctgaaatgtatatttttcctGTGGTGAATTACTCGACACAACAGATAAATGATGTCTCCACTGATATCATAGCTTTGCTAACATTGAAAAAGATTTTGGAGTTCACTTCGGACCACATTGAGGGACCAGAACAAGAGTGAACCCGATTACTATTGTGCTGTTAGAACAATAACGGTTGgttagatatttttaaatgtattacaAAGCATCTTATACATACTACTATCCTACTACAAAAGTTTATGGATTTTGCAGTTGCACAGTATGTTGTGATCTGGACCAGAAAAATTAATATTGACCGGCAATTGGCTCTACCCGaagtcaatatttttttctgctgCAAATGACATCTTACTGCACTTCTAAAAGGAGATGACTGtattatttaacaagatataaatGGTTACCGTGTTTTAATGATTTTGCCATCAAAGCAATCGACTGTTTTCTATCATTTTGTAAATAACTCTGCATTCTGCACAACTCAGTTATAATCATCATATTCAGATGACATATAGGATATTAACTGACGTTTAAAGTGACTTTTCAATATCGTAATTTCATGTACAGTTTTTAATACAGAAAGAAAATTTGTTCAATACCGAATACAGTAAACTACACCTGCACAGAATACGGTATGATATAGAGAATTGTTTGTTAAAAGGAACAATTAAGATGCCTCAAATTTAGCCCTGTTTTTTCCATGTAAGAGAGAATTATTGGATTTCAGGAACCCATTTTCTTATCCCTAAgttaaaatacattgaaataacgtAGGATATAGCAAACtcggaaaaaatattttcagaatctATACCAGGATTTAACAATTTTgattcataaaacaaattttaaaacatcattggaatgttgtttaaggtcttctgaaatataatacattaatTAACTACTACGTCATGCAAAAATATGTAATCAAGAATTACAATGAATAAAGAAAGAATAATTGTGAATTAGTTGTTAAATACTTGCATATCGTATTGCGGCATTCCTCGTAGGGTTTAATTTGGTACAATTATTTTATCTCGATGACATGGCTACATTGTAGTTTATTTGCTACAGGCTTTTGACCAtggaaaaatttataattttatacatttttgtacaattatttgataaatatttatgatatctgaaaataacatGATAATTATTGTGCAAGACAAATTACACCTGTAGTGTTAAATATTTCGGCAAATCGTCCTATTTAAAAATCAGTTTcaacataacataactttttatgTTATAGAGACATCTGTTTTTCTATAAAACAATCCGTTAGCAATGATGGGGTATGTCTTTAATATATTgcatgtttatacaaaataaacaatcaaatactacgttaatgaaataaattgcaaaagtataccttttacaaatatacaaagaCAACTGATAAGTTCTAAAGCATGTTCAAtccaataattatatatatcgATCAGTTTGCTAGTATACAACTAATGTTTTAAGCAGCTGGATTCATATAGATatgtttatcaaaaactttaacgcTACAATGTAAACGTGTTTCTGGTCCCGCGGAGTTCTCTGTAACAGGAGTTTactgtaatattttgtttaagtttagcCTGTGAGAATTCACTGATTTAtaccttatataaaaatatagatatgaaattgaaaaacaaagaatGAAATCAAGGTTCttgtattcatttctttaatGAATCGTGTTCATTATAAAGTATAAGGGACAGATGCCTATTTCAACTTCTTTGGCATTATCATAGCGTGCTGATTACTACATGTATCTATTTTCATTCACTATTctttataaatgatttaaacttgttaatcatGTTAATGTATGACATAGGTATTATAAAGgacaatatacatgtaacagtagatttaaaatatacagaggaaatatataaagtttactataattgttgttgtttttatttatttgtcgactttccagctttttatgtcAGAGGAAGAATTTCTATGAATCGCCAGTTATTATTCCATAACGGACTGATATAATATAAGAGGCCGGGGTCTTGTATAATTGGT
Coding sequences within it:
- the LOC128554009 gene encoding interferon-induced protein 44-like codes for the protein MGNRCSSDKWRNPDFRLEWTSQFKTTLNKEIKNIPMHGINKPCIMLAGPVSAGKSSLVNTFLSAESTRLIRKADSGSDTRSVTTAFMRYDSVAVRGRFRLCDTMGILADKLTGLHPVDMSLLMKGHIRAGYKFQEDSHISEEDEHYIKNPSDLERSHCFAIVFPCTQVENISSDYKNKIVNAIRAARVQNIPTVIVLTKIDKLCTNVMKSVQKVFTCSHIRDIVKMAEEIFGVPEMYIFPVVNYSTQQINDVSTDIIALLTLKKILEFTSDHIEGPEQE